The following proteins are co-located in the Sporosarcina pasteurii genome:
- a CDS encoding ABC transporter permease — MKKRYLIIALIGFSLLSLFVGVSRITPMDLLDFKSEETEIFLISRLPRLIAIILAGAGMSIAGLIMQQLSRNKFVSPTTAGTLDATRLGILVSMLMFANASTIEKMIIAFAFALAGTLLFMQILDRIKFKDAIFIPLVGLMFGNILSSVTTFFAYRADVIQNMSAWLQGDFSMIMKGRFELLYISIPVLILAYVYANKFTVAGMGEDFSKNLGLAYRRVVNLGLILVALITTTVVLTVGLIPFLGLIIPNIISIFHGDHLKKTLPHTALLGAIFLLICDILGRVLIYPYEISISLMVGVIGSGIFLYLLFRRKAYA, encoded by the coding sequence ATGAAAAAACGTTATTTGATAATCGCATTGATTGGCTTTTCGCTACTTTCTTTATTCGTAGGGGTGAGCCGAATTACACCGATGGATCTGCTGGATTTCAAATCAGAAGAAACTGAAATATTTTTAATTAGCCGATTGCCTAGATTGATAGCAATTATTCTTGCTGGAGCGGGAATGAGTATTGCTGGATTAATTATGCAACAGCTAAGTAGAAATAAATTCGTTTCGCCGACGACAGCTGGAACGCTCGATGCAACAAGGCTTGGGATATTAGTTTCCATGCTCATGTTTGCAAATGCTTCCACGATTGAGAAGATGATCATCGCATTTGCATTTGCGTTAGCCGGCACGCTGTTATTTATGCAAATTCTAGATAGGATTAAATTTAAAGATGCAATTTTCATTCCGCTCGTCGGGCTCATGTTCGGTAATATTTTATCTTCGGTGACGACATTTTTTGCTTATCGGGCAGATGTCATTCAAAATATGTCAGCGTGGTTACAAGGCGATTTTTCAATGATTATGAAAGGGCGCTTCGAGCTGCTTTATATAAGTATCCCGGTTTTAATTCTTGCTTATGTATACGCAAATAAGTTTACAGTTGCAGGGATGGGCGAAGATTTCTCGAAAAATCTTGGACTTGCTTATAGAAGAGTAGTTAATCTTGGTTTAATACTTGTAGCGTTAATTACGACAACGGTCGTGTTAACAGTCGGATTAATCCCCTTTCTCGGGTTGATTATTCCGAATATTATATCCATATTTCATGGTGATCATTTAAAAAAGACATTGCCGCATACCGCATTATTAGGTGCGATATTCCTACTCATTTGTGATATTTTAGGACGGGTACTCATTTACCCGTATGAAATTTCAATTAGTTTAATGGTAGGAGTTATTGGAAGCGGAATATTCCTCTATTTGTTGTTTAGGAGGAAGGCATATGCGTAA
- a CDS encoding DUF6612 family protein translates to MKKWLKGLVVGFLALALVACSDVANEPANPKPGTEEEKKSELTLEEVFQKAQEASESVKSMHADMDMTQNISSPDSDVEMVNKINMQIDIVQEPFAMYQVMEMDVVGEGFMQTEIYLTADGFYLKDPTNETWMKLPSEDFENIAFTMNTGEDPTVDFASLKEFIDDFKFEQTNDQYVLNLKASGDKFNRLIQQELEAAGIHNELSAEEMEVLEGIKIHELNYEIFIDKETFDTTAFNLVMDMEMINEGEEMRIKQNIQSKFSDINEVEEIKIPQEVVDNAIEY, encoded by the coding sequence ATGAAAAAATGGTTGAAAGGTTTAGTTGTTGGTTTTTTAGCGTTAGCATTAGTTGCATGTAGCGATGTTGCAAATGAACCAGCAAATCCAAAGCCTGGTACGGAAGAAGAAAAGAAAAGTGAATTAACGTTAGAGGAAGTATTCCAAAAAGCACAAGAGGCTTCGGAAAGTGTAAAGAGTATGCACGCAGATATGGATATGACGCAAAACATCTCCTCGCCTGACTCTGATGTAGAAATGGTCAATAAAATTAACATGCAGATCGATATCGTACAAGAACCATTTGCGATGTATCAGGTTATGGAAATGGATGTTGTCGGAGAAGGGTTTATGCAAACTGAAATATATTTAACAGCTGATGGTTTTTACTTAAAAGACCCGACTAATGAAACATGGATGAAGCTACCTAGCGAAGACTTCGAAAATATCGCCTTTACGATGAATACAGGTGAAGATCCAACAGTTGACTTCGCTTCGCTGAAAGAGTTCATTGATGATTTTAAATTTGAACAAACTAACGATCAATATGTATTGAACTTGAAAGCCTCCGGAGATAAGTTCAATAGACTGATTCAACAAGAATTAGAAGCTGCAGGTATTCACAATGAATTGAGTGCGGAGGAAATGGAAGTTTTAGAAGGAATAAAAATCCACGAATTGAACTATGAAATTTTCATCGATAAAGAAACCTTTGATACGACTGCTTTTAATTTGGTAATGGATATGGAAATGATTAATGAGGGAGAAGAAATGCGCATTAAACAGAATATCCAATCGAAGTTTAGCGATATTAATGAAGTTGAAGAGATTAAAATTCCGCAAGAAGTGGTAGATAACGCAATTGAATATTAA
- a CDS encoding ABC transporter ATP-binding protein — translation MIQVRELTKFFGEKAVVENVSVNIHRGKITSFIGPNGAGKSTLLSMVSRLLDADTGEVLLDKQNVKKMKSNDFSKQVSILKQSNYMNARLTIRELVSFGRYPHSKGRLNDEDIRFVDQALDYMGLTDMQHNYLDELSGGQRQRAFIAMTIAQDTEYILLDEPLNNLDMKHSVQIMKILRRLVDELGKTVVIVLHDINFASVYSDRIVALKDGRIVKDGPTDEIINSDSLREIYDMEIPIKQLSNCRICVYFNS, via the coding sequence ATGATTCAGGTCCGTGAACTCACAAAGTTTTTTGGTGAAAAAGCAGTCGTTGAAAATGTCAGTGTGAATATTCATAGAGGGAAAATTACTTCTTTCATCGGGCCGAATGGTGCAGGTAAATCGACATTACTCTCGATGGTAAGCCGACTGCTAGATGCAGATACGGGGGAAGTACTTCTTGATAAACAGAACGTAAAAAAGATGAAGTCCAATGATTTTTCAAAACAAGTGTCAATATTAAAGCAGTCCAACTATATGAATGCAAGATTAACGATTCGTGAGCTTGTATCGTTTGGTCGTTACCCACATTCTAAAGGTCGATTAAATGATGAGGATATCCGTTTTGTAGACCAAGCGCTTGATTATATGGGGCTAACGGATATGCAGCATAATTATCTCGATGAATTATCAGGCGGTCAACGTCAACGTGCGTTTATTGCGATGACAATTGCACAAGATACCGAGTATATATTATTAGATGAGCCGCTAAATAACTTAGATATGAAGCATTCCGTGCAGATTATGAAGATTTTAAGAAGGCTTGTCGATGAACTAGGAAAAACAGTTGTTATTGTTTTGCATGATATTAACTTTGCATCTGTATATTCAGACCGCATCGTTGCGCTTAAAGACGGTCGGATTGTGAAAGATGGCCCGACAGACGAGATTATTAACTCCGATTCATTAAGAGAAATTTACGATATGGAAATACCAATCAAACAATTAAGTAATTGCCGCATATGCGTTTACTTTAATTCTTAA
- a CDS encoding iron chelate uptake ABC transporter family permease subunit encodes MRNSTKIIILSTLAVLVCILYLFHGLNGSFDYALPKRGIKVLAMAITGVAIAYSTVIFQTITHNRILTPSIMGFDSLYILLQTVVIFFLGSSHITIVNKHVNFILSVSAMVVFALLLYRFLFQSGKKPIYFLLLVGIIVGTFFGSISTFLQVLIDPNEFLRVQDKMFASFNNVSGELVWWAIAIIILALVIGWRSIHDLDVLSLGRDTAINLGVNYDRVVRKVLILSSVLIAVSTALVGPITFFGLIVANLSYQFFKTYKHSVLIVGASIMSVFALVGGQWVVERVFTFSTTLSVIINFVGGIYFIYLLLKESRAT; translated from the coding sequence ATGCGTAATTCTACAAAAATTATTATTTTAAGTACGTTAGCAGTGCTCGTTTGTATCTTGTATTTGTTCCATGGACTAAACGGCAGCTTTGACTATGCTTTGCCGAAACGTGGAATTAAGGTGCTTGCAATGGCCATTACAGGTGTTGCAATTGCTTACTCTACAGTTATTTTCCAAACAATTACGCATAACCGAATTTTAACACCAAGTATTATGGGATTCGATTCACTATACATACTCCTTCAAACGGTAGTCATTTTCTTCTTGGGGTCGAGTCATATTACGATAGTGAATAAACATGTGAACTTTATTTTATCTGTAAGTGCGATGGTCGTATTCGCCTTATTGTTATATCGATTTTTATTTCAGTCGGGAAAGAAACCGATTTACTTTTTACTACTTGTTGGCATTATCGTCGGAACGTTTTTCGGCAGTATTTCAACATTCTTACAAGTGTTAATTGATCCAAATGAGTTTTTACGCGTCCAGGATAAAATGTTTGCCAGTTTTAACAACGTCAGTGGTGAACTTGTCTGGTGGGCAATCGCAATTATTATCCTTGCGCTCGTAATTGGATGGAGGTCCATTCACGATCTGGATGTACTATCGTTAGGAAGGGATACGGCGATTAATTTAGGTGTGAACTATGACCGCGTCGTTCGGAAAGTACTTATCCTTTCATCAGTGTTAATCGCTGTTTCTACTGCACTTGTTGGACCGATTACTTTCTTTGGATTAATTGTCGCGAATTTATCGTATCAGTTTTTTAAGACATATAAACATTCTGTATTAATTGTTGGTGCTTCTATTATGAGTGTATTTGCGCTTGTTGGTGGTCAATGGGTTGTTGAGCGTGTCTTTACGTTTTCGACGACATTGAGTGTAATTATTAACTTTGTCGGTGGGATTTACTTCATTTACTTACTACTAAAGGAGAGTCGAGCTACATGA